In the Ochrobactrum sp. Marseille-Q0166 genome, one interval contains:
- a CDS encoding sugar ABC transporter permease, with protein sequence MQNRTLPYFLILPSLMLAAVVIFWPVVNLFEIATHDVNRFGQLRDFNGGDNFAALFASPDFINALWRTALWTIAVVGGALLVSIPVAIILNMDFYGRSVARVIVMLPWAVSLTMTAIVWRWALNGESGMLNSALRNLGLIDSNIQWLASAATAFPMQILVGILVTVPFTTTIFLGGLSSIPEDLYEASSLEGANPWQQFREITFPLLKPFVNIAIVLNTIYVFNSFPIIWVMTQGGPANSTDILVTHLYKLAFRLGKLGEASAVSLIMLAILLVFTAIYIRLAMRKEPA encoded by the coding sequence TCTCTTTGAGATTGCCACGCATGATGTGAACCGTTTCGGGCAGTTGCGCGATTTCAACGGTGGCGATAATTTCGCGGCCCTTTTTGCCTCACCGGACTTCATCAATGCTTTATGGCGTACGGCCTTATGGACAATTGCAGTTGTTGGTGGGGCATTACTGGTTTCAATTCCGGTCGCGATTATTCTGAACATGGACTTTTACGGTCGTTCCGTTGCGCGTGTCATCGTTATGTTGCCATGGGCTGTATCGCTTACAATGACGGCAATCGTCTGGCGCTGGGCTTTGAATGGCGAAAGCGGAATGCTCAATTCAGCCCTGCGCAATCTGGGGCTGATCGACAGCAATATTCAATGGCTGGCAAGTGCCGCGACAGCCTTCCCGATGCAGATATTGGTCGGCATTCTGGTGACCGTCCCATTCACAACCACAATCTTTCTTGGTGGTCTTTCATCCATACCAGAGGATCTTTACGAAGCGTCATCGCTCGAAGGCGCCAACCCGTGGCAGCAATTTCGTGAAATAACCTTTCCGCTGCTCAAGCCCTTTGTGAATATCGCAATCGTCTTGAATACGATTTATGTTTTCAATTCATTCCCGATCATTTGGGTGATGACCCAGGGCGGACCGGCGAACTCCACCGATATTTTAGTGACGCATCTCTACAAGCTGGCCTTCCGCCTCGGAAAGCTTGGCGAAGCCTCTGCTGTTTCTCTCATCATGCTGGCGATCCTGCTGGTGTTTACCGCTATTTACATTCGTCTTGCCATGCGGAAGGAGCCGGCATGA
- a CDS encoding carbohydrate ABC transporter permease, with the protein MNKSKLKRTILAWVTLAPLIVLTLFPFAVMFLTAVKPPQEVLSPTWWPSEFHWQNFSEMWVRTGFGTALLNSIYVSVIASMGAIIFSIPAAYAMSRFRFAGNGAFRQFLLISQMISPIVLVLGLFRLLATYGLIESVTAVGAVYMAFNVAFTVWMLQSYFDTIPKDLEEASWMEGAGRFKTLVKVFLPLCLPAIAVTTIFTFINAWNEFVVALTMLRSQASYTLPIQVFSLVAGRYTVEWHYVMAATLVATLPVAILFVWLQRYLIKGLALGAVK; encoded by the coding sequence ATGAACAAGTCCAAGCTCAAGCGTACAATCCTCGCATGGGTAACGCTTGCTCCGCTGATCGTGCTGACATTGTTTCCTTTTGCGGTCATGTTCCTGACCGCCGTTAAACCGCCTCAGGAAGTTTTGTCTCCGACCTGGTGGCCAAGTGAATTCCATTGGCAGAATTTCTCGGAAATGTGGGTGCGAACAGGCTTTGGCACCGCACTTCTGAATTCAATCTATGTTTCCGTGATCGCATCCATGGGCGCGATCATCTTCTCCATCCCGGCCGCCTATGCCATGTCGCGATTTCGCTTTGCGGGTAACGGCGCATTCAGGCAGTTCCTGCTTATTTCACAAATGATTTCGCCCATCGTTCTCGTACTAGGCTTGTTCAGATTGCTTGCAACTTATGGCCTGATTGAAAGTGTTACAGCAGTCGGTGCGGTCTATATGGCTTTCAACGTTGCTTTCACGGTGTGGATGCTGCAAAGCTATTTTGACACGATCCCGAAGGACCTTGAAGAAGCGTCATGGATGGAAGGTGCTGGCCGCTTCAAAACATTGGTCAAAGTTTTCCTGCCGCTTTGTTTGCCTGCAATCGCTGTCACAACGATTTTCACATTCATAAATGCATGGAATGAGTTTGTGGTCGCGCTCACCATGCTGCGCAGTCAGGCAAGCTACACTTTGCCTATTCAGGTCTTCTCACTGGTTGCGGGCCGCTACACGGTCGAATGGCATTACGTGATGGCCGCTACCCTCGTAGCTACTCTGCCCGTCGCAATACTGTTCGTCTGGTTGCAGCGCTATCTCATCAAAGGCTTGGCTTTGGGTGCTGTAAAATAA
- a CDS encoding RidA family protein, whose protein sequence is MSKKQAFGASHVPLSPAVRAGDTIYISGQVPMGADGRIIEGNIEAQTRQVLENIKAALALAGANMEDVVKTTIWLEDARDFGRMNAVYATYFPKDPPARTTVESRLMIDIKIEIEAIAYAPQK, encoded by the coding sequence ATGTCAAAGAAACAGGCTTTTGGTGCGTCACACGTGCCGCTTTCCCCTGCTGTGCGCGCTGGCGACACGATCTATATTTCTGGTCAGGTACCGATGGGTGCTGATGGCCGGATCATTGAAGGCAACATCGAAGCACAGACCAGACAGGTTCTTGAAAATATCAAAGCGGCCTTGGCCCTCGCTGGTGCAAACATGGAAGATGTCGTCAAAACGACGATCTGGCTTGAAGATGCACGCGATTTTGGGCGCATGAATGCGGTTTACGCGACTTACTTCCCGAAAGATCCCCCGGCGCGCACCACGGTTGAATCCCGTCTGATGATCGACATCAAGATCGAGATTGAAGCCATTGCCTACGCACCGCAAAAATAG
- a CDS encoding M81 family metallopeptidase yields MRIFTASLATETNTFSPVPTDRASFEMAFYAPPGKHPDTPTLCSSPIIALRKRAEAESLTVIEGTATWAEPGGLLQKQAFEDLRDEILDQLKAAMPVDAVVLGLHGAMVAQGYDDCEGDLLERIRTIVGPDILVASEFDPHSHLTKKRVENLNIYAAFLEFPHTDFYERGEHVVSLALDTLKGKIKPVISTFDCRMIGVFPTSKEPMRGFIDRIKDLHGKDGILSISVIHGFMAADVPEMGTQILVVTDNDAAKGYALAEKLGRELIAIREQTLMSMYGIDDGIDRAIAARAFQPSKPAVIADVWDNPGGGVAGDGTYILRRLIERGIQKAAVATIWDSLAVTFCHAAGEGAVINLRIGGKSGPQAGEPIDARITVMKVLQEGWQSFGLSRVTLGPSAVVRIVGTEIDIILNTNRTQTFEPDIFSNCGIDPMQKDILVVKSTNHFHAGFAPIAAEIIYVDAPSSYPVNPRVTDYQKMTRPIWPRVENPW; encoded by the coding sequence ATGCGTATTTTCACCGCGTCGCTTGCGACCGAAACCAACACTTTTTCACCTGTGCCAACCGACCGTGCGTCGTTTGAAATGGCTTTTTATGCTCCCCCCGGAAAACATCCGGACACGCCAACGCTTTGTTCATCGCCGATCATCGCTCTGCGCAAGCGGGCAGAAGCTGAAAGCTTAACTGTCATTGAAGGTACGGCCACATGGGCCGAACCTGGCGGTTTGCTTCAAAAGCAAGCTTTTGAAGATCTGCGCGATGAAATTCTGGATCAGCTCAAAGCGGCGATGCCTGTGGATGCGGTGGTGCTTGGTCTTCATGGCGCCATGGTCGCACAAGGCTATGATGACTGCGAAGGTGACTTGCTTGAACGCATCCGCACAATTGTTGGGCCGGATATTCTTGTTGCCAGCGAGTTTGATCCGCATAGCCATCTGACAAAAAAGCGGGTCGAAAACCTCAATATTTACGCTGCATTCCTCGAATTTCCGCACACGGATTTTTATGAGCGGGGCGAGCACGTCGTATCTCTGGCTCTGGATACACTCAAGGGCAAAATCAAACCTGTCATTTCGACATTTGATTGCCGGATGATCGGCGTTTTCCCGACGAGCAAGGAACCGATGCGGGGCTTTATTGATCGTATCAAAGACTTGCATGGCAAGGATGGTATTCTGTCCATTTCTGTTATTCACGGATTTATGGCAGCAGACGTCCCCGAAATGGGAACGCAAATACTCGTCGTCACCGACAATGATGCAGCCAAGGGGTATGCCTTGGCTGAGAAACTCGGTCGTGAACTCATCGCCATACGCGAGCAAACACTAATGAGCATGTATGGGATAGATGATGGTATTGATCGCGCGATCGCGGCCCGTGCTTTTCAACCGTCCAAGCCAGCGGTCATCGCAGATGTGTGGGACAATCCCGGCGGCGGTGTTGCGGGAGATGGCACCTATATTTTACGACGCTTGATCGAACGTGGCATTCAAAAAGCCGCTGTTGCAACGATCTGGGATAGTTTGGCAGTCACTTTCTGTCATGCAGCCGGTGAAGGGGCGGTTATCAATCTGCGTATTGGTGGAAAATCCGGTCCGCAGGCTGGCGAACCAATCGATGCACGCATCACTGTGATGAAAGTTTTGCAGGAAGGGTGGCAGAGTTTTGGCCTTAGCCGCGTCACACTCGGACCTTCGGCAGTCGTGCGCATCGTTGGGACTGAGATAGACATCATTCTCAACACCAATCGCACGCAGACATTCGAGCCGGACATCTTTTCAAATTGCGGCATAGACCCGATGCAGAAAGACATTCTGGTGGTTAAATCGACCAACCATTTTCATGCGGGTTTCGCGCCGATTGCCGCAGAAATAATCTATGTCGACGCGCCGAGTTCCTACCCGGTCAATCCGCGTGTAACCGACTACCAGAAAATGACCCGGCCAATCTGGCCGCGCGTAGAAAACCCATGGTGA
- a CDS encoding TRAP transporter large permease: MTLTTIVLIMLAFIALNMRLYVAILIAVFTYFIFFNQMPIAIAVQRFISPAQNTSLLAIPFFIMLGTVMAHTGIAERLIKVADILVGRMRGGMALTNIMVSTLMGGVSASNLADSAMLTRMMVPEMVRRGYDKAFSCAVTAAGSLITPIIPPGIALIIYGLIADVSIGKMFMAGVITGLLGAVILMIAAYITSVKRGYKPSRQHKMSGSEVMSTLASAWPAVFLLFAILGGIRMNIFTPTEAGAVAVTLVLIIGFVIYREMRVSHVVDSLVETAKSTASVMLVIMASSALAWVFSLEQAGQSLMQLISSFTSNPYAFLLAVNVILLLLGALIEGTALMIVLVPLLMPTVKALGIDPVHFGIVVIVNLSIGTLTPPVGTVMLMVCNIAKVRVADFTRQAFSMYLALFILLALVTYVPFISTFLAH; this comes from the coding sequence ATGACACTTACGACTATTGTTCTCATCATGCTGGCCTTTATCGCGCTCAACATGCGGCTTTATGTGGCCATTCTGATTGCGGTCTTCACCTATTTCATCTTCTTCAACCAGATGCCGATTGCAATTGCCGTACAGCGATTCATCAGCCCGGCACAAAATACCTCGCTTCTGGCGATTCCCTTTTTCATCATGCTTGGCACTGTGATGGCCCACACCGGTATCGCCGAGCGTCTGATCAAGGTTGCCGATATTCTGGTTGGCCGTATGCGCGGTGGCATGGCACTGACCAACATTATGGTTTCCACCCTGATGGGCGGTGTCAGCGCTTCCAATCTGGCAGACAGTGCCATGCTCACCCGTATGATGGTGCCGGAAATGGTTCGTCGCGGTTATGACAAGGCATTTTCCTGTGCGGTCACGGCAGCTGGTTCTCTGATCACGCCGATCATTCCTCCGGGTATTGCTCTCATCATCTATGGCCTGATTGCTGACGTATCTATTGGCAAGATGTTTATGGCAGGCGTTATTACCGGTCTGCTCGGCGCAGTTATTTTGATGATTGCGGCCTATATCACATCGGTAAAGCGTGGCTATAAGCCAAGCCGTCAGCACAAAATGTCCGGCTCGGAAGTTATGTCTACGCTGGCATCTGCTTGGCCCGCGGTGTTCCTGCTGTTCGCTATTCTGGGCGGTATCCGCATGAACATCTTCACGCCGACGGAAGCCGGTGCGGTTGCGGTGACGCTGGTTTTGATCATCGGTTTCGTGATCTATCGTGAAATGCGCGTTTCACATGTGGTGGATTCTCTGGTTGAAACAGCCAAGTCGACAGCTTCGGTCATGCTCGTGATCATGGCGTCGTCCGCGCTCGCATGGGTATTTTCGCTGGAACAGGCGGGGCAATCGCTGATGCAGCTGATTTCTTCCTTCACCAGCAATCCTTATGCGTTCCTACTGGCTGTTAACGTGATCCTGCTGCTGCTGGGTGCATTGATTGAAGGCACGGCATTGATGATCGTATTGGTACCGCTGTTAATGCCGACAGTGAAAGCTCTGGGTATCGATCCGGTGCATTTTGGTATCGTCGTTATCGTCAATCTTTCGATTGGGACGCTGACACCGCCAGTTGGCACGGTTATGCTGATGGTCTGCAATATTGCCAAGGTCAGAGTGGCCGATTTCACGCGTCAGGCATTCAGTATGTATCTGGCGCTGTTCATTCTGCTGGCGCTTGTAACTTACGTGCCGTTTATCTCGACGTTTCTGGCACATTGA
- a CDS encoding TRAP transporter small permease, giving the protein MKYFEKLIDWLAAAPLFVLLAMFNAAVVMRYWMHQPLQWTEEMAGLLMIWIVMLGSVAAERSNQHLAIPMLVDMFSDKVRDVVNAIIGVFSGLFLLYVSYAGYKLSVAAQFKVTDVLRVSYFWIDIAVPVGFVIIAFYMFAGAFKTLRAAFAGGNA; this is encoded by the coding sequence ATGAAATATTTTGAAAAACTGATCGACTGGCTGGCCGCAGCGCCGCTGTTCGTTCTGCTGGCAATGTTCAATGCGGCTGTTGTCATGCGCTACTGGATGCATCAGCCGCTGCAATGGACCGAAGAAATGGCCGGTCTGTTGATGATCTGGATTGTCATGCTTGGCAGCGTAGCGGCTGAGCGGAGCAACCAGCATCTCGCAATCCCGATGCTGGTGGACATGTTCTCGGACAAGGTCCGTGACGTCGTCAATGCGATAATCGGAGTCTTCTCCGGCCTGTTTCTGCTGTATGTGTCTTATGCCGGTTACAAGCTGTCGGTCGCAGCACAGTTCAAAGTGACTGATGTGCTCCGCGTTTCCTATTTTTGGATCGATATTGCCGTGCCTGTTGGCTTCGTGATTATCGCCTTTTACATGTTCGCTGGCGCTTTCAAGACCTTGCGCGCCGCCTTTGCGGGAGGCAATGCATGA